The following proteins come from a genomic window of Solea solea chromosome 3, fSolSol10.1, whole genome shotgun sequence:
- the si:ch211-119e14.1 gene encoding retrotransposon-like protein 1 codes for MDVPTASDRTVIILSVCLLGLIALLIFLYKKLNKENNSVYTIRNMVYKEGGLRDQVRGAAQAVGTRLGIQLWPRSDTDEYGEEIQDEEGQVEEGDSQGSHSEGGDHEEEEEEEEDVEQHGEGETDGDGDHTSDDTTSLESVEVGEQTRLTGQPEAKRKETEEKEAEEGNKGPGLLIDLKQFSGSAIWSGEEGGNRDVTAL; via the coding sequence ATGGATGTACCTACAGCATCCGATCGAACTGTCATAATCCTTTCAGTCTGCCTGTTGGGCCTGATTGCATTGCTCATCTTCTTGTACAAGAAATTGAACAAGGAGAATAACAGCGTGTACACCATCCGAAACATGGTGTATAAGGAAGGAGGGCTCAGAGACCAGGTGAGAGGTGCCGCCCAGGCTGTGGGGACACGCCTCGGTATCCAGCTCTGGCCTCGCAGCGACACTGATGAGTATGGAGAGGAGATCCAAGATGAGGAGGGACAGGTGGAGGAGGGTGATAGCCAGGGGAGCCACAGTGAAGGAGGCGaccatgaggaggaggaggaggaggaggaggatgtggagcaacatggagagggagagacagatggAGATGGGGACCACACCTCAGATGATACCACAAGTTTGGAGAGTGTGGAAGTAGGGGAGCAAACTCGGCTAACAGGGCAGCCAGAGGCAAAAAGGAAGGaaacagaagagaaagaagCAGAAGAGGGAAATAAAGGGCCCGGATTGTTAATAGACCTTAAGCAGTTCTCTGGAAGTGCCATCTGGtctggagaagaaggaggaaacagAGATGTGACTGCACTGTGA
- the coro1b gene encoding coronin-1B, whose translation MSFRRGVVRQSKFRHVFAQAWKTEHCIDDVRVSRVTWDSPLCAVNPKFIAVIIEAGGGGAFLVVPLSKSGRIDQSSPTVCGHAAPVLDIQWSPHDDNIIASASEDCTVKLWQIPDGGLTSPLTEPIVTLEGHSKRVGILAWHPTAFNILLTAGCDNIICVWNVGTGELVYQLTDAHPDLIYHVSWNRDGSAVCTVCKDKALRVIDPRRGTVLKVREKVHDGTRPMRAVFLSDGKILTTGFSRMSERQMALWDTKDLSEPMAVQEMDTSNGVLLPFYDPDTNMVYLCGKGDCTIRYFEVTDESPYVHFLSLYSSKEPQRGAGFLSKRGVDVNKCEIARFYKLHERKVEPISMTVPRKSDLFQGDLYPDTASLEPALLADEWIAGQDASPLLASLSGGYSAPPSKHRDTLRSKPKLVSQDSGSGAASPATGQVAAPCADKDTEEEVTQLRVATRETDGSIERPKKEDDVLNELLAEMKALRAVVLAQSQRIELLERQLARIADGDV comes from the exons ATGTCTTTCCGGCGAGGTGTCGTCAGACAGAGCAAGTTCCGCCATGTTTTTGCTCAGGCATGGAAAACTGAGCACTGCATCGATGACGTCAGAGTGTCCCGTGTGACGTGGGACAGCCCCCTCTGTGCAGTCAACCCCAAATTCATCGCTGTTATTATCGAAGCGGGTGGAGGAGGAGCCTTCCTTGTTGTTCCCCTCAGCAAG AGTGGCAGAATCGACCAGTCCAGCCCGACAGTCTGTGGCCATGCAGCACCGGTGCTGGACATCCAGTGGTCGCCTCATGACGACAACATCATTGCAAGTGCCTCAGAGGATTGCACCGTAAAG TTGTGGCAGATCCCAGATGGGGGTTTGACAAGTCCATTGACCGAGCCCATTGTGACCCTTGAGGGCCACAGTAAAAGAGTGGGCATCCTGGCTTGGCATCCAACTGCTTTCAACATCCTTCTCACTGCAG gctGTGATAACATCATTTGTGTGTGGAACGTGGGGACAGGGGAGCTTGTGTACCAGCTGACCGATGCCCATCCAGACCTGATCTACCATGTCAGCTGGAATAGGGATGGCAGCGCTGTCTGTACTGTCTGCAAAGACAAGGCACTGCGCGTCATTGACCCTCGAAGAGGCACCGTTCTCAAG GTGAGAGAGAAGGTCCATGATGGTACCAGGCCTATGAGAGCTGTGTTCCTCTCAGATGGGAAGATCCTGACCACAGGCTTCAGTCGTATGAGTGAGAGACAGATGGCATTGTGGGATACT aaagATCTCTCAGAGCCAATGGCTGTACAAGAAATGGATACAAGTAATGGAGTTCTTCTTCCCTTTTATGACCCTGACACAAACATGGTCTATCTGTGTGGAAAA GGGGATTGCACCATCCGCTACTTTGAGGTGACGGATGAATCTCCGTATGTTCACTTTCTCAGCTTATACAGCAGCAAGGAGCCGCAGAGAGGGGCCGGCTTTCTGAGTAAAAGAGGTGTGGATGTCAACAAGTGTGAAATTGCCAG GTTCTACAAACTGCATGAAAGGAAAGTGGAACCCATCTCAATGACTGTACCAAGAAAG TCAGATCTGTTTCAGGGAGACCTTTACCCGGACACAGCAAGTCTGGAGCCGGCTCTCCTGGCTGACGAATGGATTGCCGGGCAAGACGCGTCACCGCTGTTGGCCTCCCTGAGTGGTGGCTACTCGGCACCTCCATCCAAGCACAGAGACACCCTCAGGAGCAAGCCCAAGCTGGTCTCACAGGACTCTGGTTCTGGGGCTGCCTCACCTGCAACTGGCCAAGTAGCAGCTCCCTGTGCCGACAAGGACACGGAAGAAGAGGTGACACAGCTTCGAGTAGCCACGAGAGAGACGGATGGAAGTATTGAGAGGCCGAAGAAAGAG GATGACGTGTTGAATGAGTTGTTGGCAGAAATGAAGGCTCTGCGCGCCGTCGTACTCGCTCAGAGCCAGAGAATCGAGTTGCTGGAGAGGCAGCTGGCTCGGATTGCAGATGGGGATGTATGA